The following nucleotide sequence is from Parus major isolate Abel chromosome 4, Parus_major1.1, whole genome shotgun sequence.
ATAAGTTGGCcttttattacttatttttttaacttgttataaataaatcagtgtttgttttgtttttaagaattgcatttaatatatattgttttaataaaataactgtTAGCTGTTGCATATTGCAGGTACTTTTTGCTGTGTGTGAACTACTTCTTTTATGGAGAGACTGTAGCCGATTACTTTGCTACATTTGTGCAAAGAAGAGAACAGCTCCAATTCCTCATTCGTTACCACAGGTTTATATCTTTTGCACTCTATTTAACAGGTAAGTGCAGGAAatcacaaaaatgaaagaactttgtgctgctttttcttatttaattaaaaatatatttaactgcTCCCCATCTTTATGCACttccagtttctttttcctcttaatgCTTGAGGAAATTAGGTGTTTGCAGTTacatttttcctgtgaaaagaTGAGTACAAATTTTGCATTCACTGAGAAGAAGAAAGCATCCTAAATAAGGAGATGATCTTGAGAGAGTTGAGATAATAGTGCTCAAAAGAGGTTGGCAAGCATTAATTTGGATTGCTGAAGACCTGGTGCTATTTTGGCAGACTGTAGAGATAACTTCTGTGTGTAATTGCTGTACTGGGTTGATTCTTCACTGTGCAAATGTTCTCCTAGGTCTCCAGTAATAGGTTTTActaacatatatttttaactgATTAGTCAAAATGCCTGAGTCTTAATTTTGTCTGCAAGATATTCAGATACTTACCTCATGGAAAAATTTCCTCCAtgtccaaataaaaaaaatttaaaagccttttttctaGAAGGAAGAGACACAAGTTGGCATTCTTGTGCGGTATAGCGTTGTGAACAcgtaaatgtttttttcagcaatGCAGTTTagcataaaattaaatcagctgAAGACTCAGATTGGATTAAGGGACAGGAGCCTACTGTGCTGCAAATACTTCTGAAGTGTAAGAAATCTGATCTTTGTGACGATCGGAAAGTTTTtctattgttttgtttgtttgtttttgtcctaaataaaaattctgctcAGTGCTTAGATCACAAACTTGAAACTAGCTTTGCAGAACTTGACCTTTTGCACCTGACTTTGGCTTGGGGAAACTAACTTAAATTAGCCTTGTGAGCCTCACAAGGCTAAAACAGCCTTGTGAGCTGGTGAGGGGAGACGTGACACAAGCCAAGCATGAGCAAAAGAAGGAGGCAGAGCATAGCAAAGCCCCTGGACATTGGGGTTGTGGGGTCACTTAGGGGCTATCCCCCAGTTTCAGAGTCTTTTGAGGCCCTCTGGCCCCTTGTTGGTGCAGGAAGTTGCCATAGGAGGGAAGAGGTGCTCAATTAGCCACCCAGAAAATTCTTTTTGGTCAGCTGTGCCTCACACTTGCATTGCATGCAGCCATGTGCCTGTctgggggaaaggggaaatctggtcttttcctttcatttatttctgttaattatTCAAAACTAATTTGTTGACCTGGCTCTTGAGTGGTTTTTAAAAGTGATGATTTCCTTTGCTAAAAACTGATGTCCAAAATGGGACCTTGTATGTACTTAGATGGATGTTCCTTACTATTGGTTTACTGTTGATATTCTTTACTGATGTTAGCTAAATCTGTCTTAACTAAGTCATAATCCTGTATGAGAATAACTCTATATGTACTTTTAACTGAATATAGGCCAACACTTGTAGCAGCAGAGGGATTAAAAACTGCTTCAAAGGAAGATAATTACTGGTATATCACAGtgtcattaaattaaattcagtgtCATTAAATGTGAGGTGGTACAAACCAcactttctttattttacaggaTTCTGCATGTTTGTTTTGAGTTTAGTGAAGAAACATTATCGTCTGCAGTTTTACATGGTATGTATTATCCAATTTTCTGTGGTCATTCATATCATGAATGTCACTAGAAACAGTCATACCCATATGCTCATAAAATAGTTCAGAAGAGGGGTGTGGAAAATGTGCTTAAATTGAGAGTAACATGAAATCAAATCATGCTGGACTGTATCTGTTCACCTTCTGGATGATGATGGTGatagttattattattattactatatCCCAGGATGTGGCCTCTCAGTGAGTACAAGCTGTCCTTGGTGAGGCCTTGTGCATGTCCAACATGATATGTTTCCCTTAGTGATAGGCTGATATGAAAGAGGTTGCTGGAGAAGGGGCATGCAACCCCCTGCCAGGTCTGAAGCCAAACAGTTCAGCATTGTGTGGAAAGTGGTTCTTGTGACTCAAGTGTTGCTTTCTAGAGGCTCCACTGAAGTACCATGAGGGAAACTTGATCTTAACCCCTGCGTGGAATATTTATTCTGTGACACTTCACAGCTGTTCTGgtcttctgctctgcagtgtctCAATAGATCATTgatgtattaaaagaaaacagaattctcATCTCTCATACCCACCTAATAATCAGCATAGTAGCTAAGCAACAgcttgaactttttttttatgtgtatcATATACTTTGAAAACTTATTCAGTAATATTAGAGgttaaaaccaaagcaaataaaacaccCAAAACACCCCACTGACAATACCCCACTTCTATATAAGAGTGATTAGAAATCACAAGGAAACAGCAGTGCAGTACAGCTCCTGTCTTGAAAGAACTTTAGTAATCAGGCATTGCACAGTTTAAAGATTTCCTAAAGCTTTGGGAATGTGGTTAaccctgctgttcctgcactGCTTTAGGTAGCCTGTGCCTCAGGCTCTAACATTTACCACTGAGGATCCCCACTTCTAGACTAGGACTTAATTAAGCCTTATAATAAcatgtaaaaaaatcttttactCAAAATAATGTACCCTGTTTGTAGGAAAGCTTACCTGACAGCGAGATGCAGCTCTTCTAGGAGGTATAGTCTTTATCTTCtaatctgcaaaaaaaacccttctcatCTTCAGATTGGCACAACCTAAATATAGTAACTtgccatgatttttttcctttttccctttctggaaAGAAAGTGAAATTGTGTAGTGTCAGTCACATGACTTGGTGTCTGCTCAGAAAACACTAAAATGTGACTAGCCAGGAATTGcaacaaaacagagcaaagccaCCTATACTGTGTGGCCACACAGTGCttaggaagaaaaggagagtctatcccatccctgaagtgtccaaagccaggctggatggggccctgagcaacctggtctagtgaaaggtgtccctgcctgtggtgaGGGAGCTGGACCTGtgtgatctttaaggtcctttccaaccaaaCTGTTCCATGATTCTAGTAGAGTAGGTGGTGTTCCAATGTCACTGGACAAATACTAAAAACTTTGCCGCAGAGCTGCGTTAATTAACCAGCAGGTAAAGTTTTCAGAAACCTTTTGTCATTTCTTgtgccctccctcccccactTTAAGGCTTCTTGAGTAGTCTTATATGGAAGTAGAGTCTGGCTGCCATAGGTAAACACATGTGATTAGAGAATTAAAGAAGTAGGACATTTTGAGTATAAATAGCCCGGACACTTAGAGTGCTTAACTTTGGTGTATCATGTGAAAACTACCAGTTCTTGATTTAAAAgtgcctggaaaacaaaatctattGCAGAATCTTTACTCATAACCTACTTGGAAACCACTTTATTGTACACTGGCTCTACAGATTGAGCACCAAGTGCAAACAGTAGTACTGGACTAAATCACCATGCCCTTAAAAACAAGcactttatttttgtgtatcCTGggaattttcatgtttcataaGAGTATTCTGAGAAAGATCCACATCTGTGTAACATGACTCTTTCATGAGTAGTTCATTGCCATTTTATTGTTACAGTTCTAACATGTCAGTTATATGTATATACAGAATATCACATTGCTTAAACTTCTTTGCTGCTTTCATGATGGAGGTGTATGTCTTATTAAATCAGATGTTAAAACTGCAGGTTAAAAAATTCTGGGTGGAGGTAAGTGATGAAGAGACCTGCTGAAGTTTCAGAACTTGCTTGAGAAAGCCAGCTCACTTGTGATATACTGTATGCACACATCTCTTGCATTATCACTTGAACTGGTCTTCTCGGGGAGCTCCTCAGATGTGCCAGGATTTATGGAGGTGTACGGGTCGGTGTTTTCACTAACTGTTGTGTTGTTGCATTGTTAACAGTTCGCATGGACTCATGTCACTTTGCTGATCACTGTAACTCAATCTCATCTTGTCATCCAAAATCTCTTTGAAGGCATGATCTGGTAAGGGGACAGTGATAAACTGATTTGTACCTCTATTGCACTGAAAGGTTGGTTCATTTGTGTAGATCTGGTTAGGGAATAATTGTGGGAACAGTTAAAGCAGCACAAATTATAGACGCATTAATGTCTAATAGAAAGGAGATCAGATTTTTGGGAATTGGGAGTGATGAGGTAAAGCGTGCAAGAGAGGAAGCAGAAACCTCTTTATCTAGACTGACAGACACAAGTCTGATAGTTTAGAACAACCACTTCATTTGCTTACAGAGGGAATAGGATCGATTGCATGCTAGGTCAAATAGTTTCCACATCATTTTGCTGAATAGATGAATATCCAGCAATTCTTTTGCAATTACTTGGGAGCTTTGGGTTGCTCAGAGCTATTGAAGTTAGACCATTTAATTTGAAATCCCCAATCTGGCCACGTTCCCTGCAGCCTGTCTTGTCCAAATAAATTCagaatacttaaaatattttaagagttttAATCTTGGTTGTGGTTGGGCAATCTTTGTGTCCCATTTTCAGTGATACATTAAATTTTGGCAATGCAGTTAAACTTGATTATGTAAAGCCACTCCTCAGAGAGAGGGTGTGTTTTCCTACCCCTCTACTTCTTCAGGGACAGAATTAATTTCAAGttgagaaagaaggaagaagcacATGGAAGATGTTTTGTGTTCTTCCAAGGACATAATGCTGTATGTTCTCCTCTTCCTGATATATGTACATCTGGAGAGATTATTGCAGACAAGGCATACTTAGATTTAGAAAGCCCAAGGTCTTTGAAAAAAGTTTCTATATACAAATTCTTTTTGTAGTGATTATGTTTATTTATCAAAAACTGAACCTAGTTGCTTTGCCAGCCTactatttcttatttctgctcTTGCTAGACAATTTGGCAGATGAtcaaaaaatctgattttagtCTTATTTAGACTTATTAATACATTCCTGCtttgaaaaggaggaaaaaaagagagccTAATAGACTTGAATAACAACTTCAGATGCACTCTGCATGCAAAGAACACTTAAAAAGCCTCTCCAAACTgaaaagaggggggaaaagtataaggaaaacattttttttttttttttaatttagctgtcatttaaatttttgaagtaatttgcttgtttttatgtTACCAAGAACATTAACATGTTTATGTATCTTGATTTCTTCTTACCTATGGTACTAGTCTTTAAACTTGATAGGAAAAAGCCAGCCTGTTCATGTTTTAAGCTCATGCACCAAAATAACACTTTAACTTGAACTAACATGAATCTGTTATGATATAGTTTGGCTGAAGACTAAAACCAGTATAGCTAAGTGTGGTGCTCATGGGGGAACAAGGCAAACACATTTTGGAACATAATTCCTTctaaatactgcagaaaaagtTCCCATAAAGAAATTCTACCCTTTCAATTTTTGTCCTATGTTTAGGTTCAGGCAGTTTTTCTTTGTGAATCTTTTAATGTCTTTCTCTAGGTTTCTGGTTCCAATTTCAAGTGTTATCTGCAATGACATTACTGCTTATATTTTTGGATTCTTCTTTGGCAGAACTCCATTAATTAAGGTAGGTGCTTAGGCACTTCCTCACTAACAAGCTTTTACAATTTATAGCAATTTTGTTACTTGTTCAAAAACatgttaatggaaaaaaatactttactCTGCACTGCATGATTCACATCTTTGCTAAAGAAGCTGAAACTGACTATGCTGTTCCTGAAAGTTTGTATATGGGAAAGTGGGATTAATGTGATATTGGCATTACAGGATAATGCAGTTTGAGCCTATTGCATCATCATTTATAGTTGCATTGTTTTTGGATTTCAGATGCAGGTTTGGCTGCATACTTAGTGCACAGAAACTGTAATTTGAAATAAGCCACTAGGTCATATATATCTGCTTCTCTTGTTGACCGAGAAGGGCTCAAGCATTAATCTTCCTATTCTGGTAGAATATGCAAGACCCCACAGAAAGCCATAAATTCTTTTCATGATGTTGCCATGTTAacttttggggattttgttgGTTCTGATACTAAAATGCTCTTAAATTGAAAATGTGATAGAATTTGGTGACAACTTGGCACACTGGTCTCTCTGGTTATTTTCTGTATTAGTTACCCAGTCTGTCTGCAGAAAGCTGGTATCTCCTGAGAAGCATTCCCAGCAGTGGTTGTGTCACACCCAGGTTCCTGGCACTATCTAAATGGGCACTTGCTTGTAGAGCTCTCCAACTGAGCTGAGGTGTGTTTGTGCAGGTCTCCCAGCCTTCTGCTTGAAGTGACTTCAGCTGCTTAATCTGGGTCAGATGCAGCCagaggccagcagcagcagaggggatggaAGCTCTCCTTTCCCTCAAACTGGCCAGTGGCACCAACCAAAGTGTGGCTTTTCCCTACCTTGCCTGGGATGGGTCATGGCCATACTCTTCTATTTATCACATTcggtggctgcagctgctgacatTCAGTATTTCACacaaacctttaaaaaacaaagtaggAGCTTAATTTTCACAAACAAGATCAAGAAATAGAGTAAAAAAGGGTGCAGTGATTTTACCGATGGACTAACATTATCTCTTTTGTGCCTAGCTCTCTCCCAAGAAGACCTGGGAAGGGTTCATTGGAGGTTTCTTTTCCACTGTTGTATTTGGATTTATTGTAAGTAACCACAGGACATCCCTAGAACCAAAGAACAGTTGTGTTTGGAAGGACAGCCTTTAAGATCATCTCATTacaaaccccctgccatggacaagAACTCCTTCCACTACCCTAGATTGTTCAGAGCCCATCTGACTAACCTGAACATTTCAAGGCATGGGAATTTCCTTGTATAGATTCAGTCTTTGTATTTTGATGTGAAATAACCAAATTCATCACTAAATTTACCTCAGATTCCTGAAAGCCTCACAGTTAGGGTGGTTTTTTGCCTACAGAATTCTGCCAATTCATAACTGGCTGGAAAGGATAGGCAAGGTTAACCCTCTCCTGAATAGATTATATTGacctttttttgctgtttctgttccAGTATCTGGAATAGTTTTATCTATTACTTGCATCCCTATTTTGGAATTGAATTTTATCAATAGCATTGTTTATGCTTTGTGAAGTAGTCCTTCTGTGTTGCATGCTTTATAATGACATTTCTCCTGGAATCTAATGACAAGCACAGGTGATAGTACCAGGATAAATAATTTGtcaccaaggtcagtaaaacTCATAATAGCCAAGCTTAGTAGAAGAGATACTCAAGTTTTAATGGACCGGTGAACTACAAAAAATTATGAGTGGATTACACTTTTGGATTTTCTAATGCAGAAGATAGAGTAGATACAAATctgagagatggaaaacaaTTTGGGAAATCATCACTAAACTCATTGAACATCTGCCTTGTTGAGGCATTCTCTAGTTTAAGCAGGCTGATGTTTTTCCATTCTATGTCCCTTattagaaagatttttattacCCTGAGCTAGTGGTGATAAAGCCATTCATTAAAGCATGATTTTTGAGTGTAATAACAAATGTCTAATTCAAGagttcttgtttgttttgcttttcagttttcctattttttgGCTCAACATCAGTACTTTGTCTGCCCTGTGGAATACAACAGTGAAACTAACAGATTTGTGACAGAGTGTGAACCTTCAGAGCTCttccaaataaagaaatactCTGTGCCACCATTGCTTCAGGCTGTGTTGGGATgggtaaggaaaaaaacccaggctTTGGTTTAAATTGAAATCATGCTTCCCAGCTTAAAAGGGTTCCCAAACCATTTTAGAAGGGTATGCTGGTAAAGCTTGGGGTGAAGAACTGATTCAATACCATAAGGCTCTCTGTTGCTCATATGAAGGATGTGGTCACACACTCAGAATCACTGCTGGAGTGACCCGAGGGAACGTGGCTGTGTTCTTGCAGCCTGCGTTCTCTTTGTGATGCACATGGATGCCACTTAAGCATTTTGCAGACTTATTTTTGAGGAGCAACCTTTGAAATTTTTGTGGGAAGTGAACAAAGGCTTGTTATGGCCTGAATTAGTGGCAAGCTGATGTAAAAACTGTAGAAGCTGTAGAACTTAATTCTCTTTTCAGCTACTGTGTAACTGCTGTTAGGATAGGAGTTTTATTCTCTTCACCACTCAGCCCCCTGTGTATTAGTGCCATTACTTCCACGCTGAGTGAAGAAGTTCTACCAGCAATAGTTACATGTAATGTACTCTCTAACCCTTGAAATATGTAAGCTAAAAATGCCTACAATTGAACATATTGAAACACagtgttaattattttttgtgtagGAAACAGTGAATATGTACCCATTTCAGATGCACAGCTTTGCGCTGTCAACATTTGCCTCGTTAATTGGGCCATTTGGGGGATTCTTTGCCAGTGGATTTAAAAGAGCTTTCAAAATCAAGGTATGTAATGAATCCTGTAAGCCTctaaattttgttttggttttctctttggaTTAGATAAATTGGTGGATTTAGGGGTGTTTGAAATCCTTCATTGTAGTTGTGTTTCTACTAAGTTGCAACAatgttttagctgttttttAGTATCAGAGGCAGGACTTGGTTTTATCAGATCTGTGTGGGTGATACTCTTAAAACTTTGCATAGTCAGCATGTGACTTCAATGCTGGAAATCTTAAGAATAATTTGGTTACATAGTTTGGTCAATAATTACTCTTCCAAATCATTTCAGAAGTGGCTTAGACAAGCAAGATGTGAGATATTATACTTGACACGAAAGGCAATCTGTAGATGTTTCAGAAGTGCTGACAGTGGCTTACCCTTCAGATTTTGGCTGGCTGGTTTTTACCAGTGGTACAGGTGTCACAGGCGGATGCTGGTGTGTCAGGCTCACCAAAGCAGGAGATGTTTGGCTGTCTTTGCCAATACACTGCTGTCTTGTGCGTATTGGCAAATTATGTGACCTGCTAGCCCCTGTTTAGTGCAAGGTGTGCACTGTTGCTTGTGGCAATGCTGTCCTTGGCTGGTATGAAATGGCAGCAGGAGTATGGCGAGAGGGCAGCCCCAAATTTCTCCTGACCTTCTTTATGTCTTGGTAGGACTGCTGTAATTCTTATCCTGTTGTTACCTGGCATGTGCTTTGTACAGAAGTGTGTAAACAtctctgtgctgagctcctgtACATGTGCTTGTACTTACCCCTCTTTCTCATGCTGGTCCCAGCAGCTTGACCAGCACTTTGCTGGCCACATCACTCTCGTACCTATAGGGCCACGCAGCAAAAGACTGTTTGAAGGAGtttgggatgaaaaaaaatgctgctgaaaagcagcacttaTTCTTAAAGTAGAACataaaaaattagattatttttaaaacttctgggCCCCAAAGTGATGGGGTCTTAAGGACTGTTGGGAAGTCTGAGATATTGTGGAATTGCTGCTGAAGTCAGTGCACTCCATGCCTGCCCTGCACTGGGCAGGATGAGTTTAACTTGTCACCCCATGTGGCTGACAGCAAGG
It contains:
- the CDS1 gene encoding phosphatidate cytidylyltransferase 1 produces the protein MISGFFLIIYLGSFMLMLLVLSIQVKCYHEIITIGYRVYHSYDLPWFRSLSWYFLLCVNYFFYGETVADYFATFVQRREQLQFLIRYHRFISFALYLTGFCMFVLSLVKKHYRLQFYMFAWTHVTLLITVTQSHLVIQNLFEGMIWFLVPISSVICNDITAYIFGFFFGRTPLIKLSPKKTWEGFIGGFFSTVVFGFIFSYFLAQHQYFVCPVEYNSETNRFVTECEPSELFQIKKYSVPPLLQAVLGWETVNMYPFQMHSFALSTFASLIGPFGGFFASGFKRAFKIKDFADTIPGHGGIMDRFDCQYLMATFVHVYITSFIRGPNPSKLLKQLLILQPEQQLSVYKTLKSHLVEKGILQPSLRG